In the genome of Streptomyces collinus, one region contains:
- a CDS encoding 2Fe-2S iron-sulfur cluster-binding protein encodes MTDDQHGEGTPRGGSRWDPLPQGEYDDGATAFVELPEGGVDALLAADSPLAAPGHGYVPPQITVNPASTAGTDPAATGAWPVPGPPVDGPQWHDPNAGHPQHGHEHGAHQQQGHDVPEQPYGGPDAPYDPGTPYGSGATAPQHGGDDRFTYNPGATGQWNFEETAAAGAAPGHDVTGQWSIPVAGGDLPDESGEFTTSSLVEQWGGTPPATLPGGAPAPWATQAAGRPWGQESQDMAGQEEAHPGYPHEHGHEQDHGQQDHGRQGDAGPASGYAPEQQAAGPLPREEGPGEAGPGHPHDAHAPGAHEDTGPAHRPGEVGHAPEPPAVAGHAPEPPGTDHAPQPSEYAPEEPGAAAGHAPEPSRFADHGTDHGTDVGTVGTDHGAGHGFEPSDFPEHGPEASAPDGHAFGQRFPGAPGGFPGEPAPEAHPEAPAPPQDAQEASQPAPGPGEPSEDAEDASGAPEAADDPSEPAAGALPASADADGDTGPETADGESQDDPAPDETQAAGTVAEPAGAAPHDVSPAAPQEEHPLASYVLSVNGTERPVADAWIGESLLYVLRERLGLAGAKDGCSQGECGACNVQVDGRLVASCLVPAVTAAGSEVRTVEGLAEDGQPSDVQRALARCGAVQCGFCIPGMAMTVHDLLEGNPAPTELETRQALCGNLCRCSGYRGVVDAVKEVVAERETHSAPADGDTDEARIPHQAGPGAGGVNASAFGAPPEPRTPQPHSPEPHSPAPHDQPYGQDGGPA; translated from the coding sequence GTGACCGACGACCAGCACGGAGAGGGCACGCCCCGGGGCGGCAGCCGCTGGGACCCGCTGCCCCAGGGCGAGTACGACGACGGCGCCACCGCCTTCGTCGAACTCCCCGAGGGGGGCGTCGACGCCCTGCTGGCCGCCGACAGCCCGCTGGCCGCGCCCGGCCATGGCTACGTACCGCCGCAGATAACGGTCAACCCGGCCTCCACGGCCGGAACCGACCCGGCCGCCACGGGCGCGTGGCCCGTACCGGGCCCACCGGTCGACGGGCCGCAGTGGCACGACCCGAACGCCGGGCACCCGCAGCACGGACACGAGCACGGCGCGCACCAGCAGCAGGGCCACGACGTGCCCGAACAGCCGTACGGCGGCCCCGACGCGCCGTACGACCCCGGGACGCCCTACGGCTCCGGCGCGACGGCGCCGCAGCACGGCGGCGACGACCGGTTCACGTACAACCCCGGGGCGACCGGGCAGTGGAACTTCGAGGAGACCGCGGCGGCAGGTGCCGCGCCCGGCCATGACGTGACCGGGCAGTGGTCCATCCCCGTCGCCGGGGGCGACCTTCCGGACGAGTCGGGCGAGTTCACCACGTCCTCGCTGGTCGAGCAGTGGGGCGGCACCCCGCCGGCCACGCTGCCCGGCGGCGCGCCCGCGCCCTGGGCGACCCAGGCCGCGGGCCGGCCGTGGGGGCAGGAATCGCAGGACATGGCCGGGCAGGAGGAGGCCCACCCGGGCTACCCCCACGAGCACGGTCACGAGCAGGACCACGGGCAGCAGGACCACGGGCGGCAGGGCGACGCCGGACCGGCCTCCGGATACGCACCGGAGCAGCAGGCCGCCGGGCCGCTGCCGCGGGAGGAGGGCCCGGGCGAGGCCGGACCCGGACACCCGCACGACGCCCACGCGCCGGGAGCCCACGAGGACACCGGCCCCGCGCACCGGCCGGGCGAGGTCGGCCACGCGCCCGAGCCGCCTGCGGTCGCCGGCCACGCGCCGGAGCCGCCCGGCACGGATCACGCGCCTCAGCCGTCGGAGTACGCGCCGGAGGAGCCTGGGGCAGCGGCCGGCCACGCGCCTGAGCCGTCCCGTTTCGCCGACCACGGGACCGACCACGGGACCGACGTCGGGACGGTCGGGACCGACCACGGGGCCGGCCACGGGTTCGAGCCCTCCGACTTCCCCGAGCACGGACCGGAGGCATCCGCCCCCGACGGTCACGCTTTCGGGCAGCGGTTTCCCGGTGCCCCCGGCGGGTTCCCCGGGGAACCCGCGCCCGAGGCACACCCGGAAGCCCCCGCGCCCCCGCAGGACGCCCAGGAAGCCTCACAGCCCGCTCCCGGCCCCGGTGAGCCCTCCGAGGACGCCGAGGACGCCTCCGGGGCCCCAGAGGCCGCCGACGACCCCTCCGAGCCCGCTGCCGGGGCCCTCCCGGCCTCCGCGGACGCCGACGGCGACACCGGCCCGGAGACCGCCGACGGCGAGAGCCAGGACGACCCGGCCCCGGACGAGACCCAGGCTGCCGGGACGGTGGCCGAGCCGGCCGGCGCCGCCCCCCACGACGTATCGCCCGCCGCGCCCCAGGAGGAACACCCCCTCGCCTCCTACGTCCTGAGCGTCAACGGCACCGAACGCCCCGTCGCCGACGCGTGGATCGGCGAGTCCCTGCTGTACGTGCTGCGCGAGCGGCTCGGACTCGCGGGCGCCAAGGACGGCTGCTCGCAGGGCGAGTGCGGTGCGTGCAACGTCCAGGTCGACGGACGGCTCGTGGCGTCCTGCCTGGTCCCGGCCGTGACCGCGGCCGGCAGCGAGGTCCGCACCGTCGAGGGCCTGGCCGAGGACGGACAGCCGTCGGACGTGCAGCGGGCGCTCGCGCGCTGCGGCGCCGTGCAGTGCGGCTTCTGCATCCCGGGCATGGCGATGACCGTGCACGACCTCCTGGAGGGCAACCCGGCGCCCACCGAGCTGGAGACCCGCCAGGCGCTGTGCGGCAACCTGTGCCGCTGCTCCGGCTACCGGGGCGTGGTGGACGCCGTCAAGGAGGTCGTCGCCGAGCGCGAGACCCACTCCGCGCCCGCCGACGGCGACACCGACGAGGCCCGCATCCCGCACCAGGCGGGCCCGGGCGCCGGTGGCGTGAACGCGTCGGCCTTCGGAGCGCCCCCGGAACCGCGCACCCCGCAACCGCACTCTCCAGAACCGCACTCCCCGGCACCGCACGACCAGCCCTACGGCCAGGACGGAGGCCCCGCGTGA
- a CDS encoding xanthine dehydrogenase family protein molybdopterin-binding subunit, whose translation MSNEAATAQAAQAAEAAPAPEPLPHGIGASLPPADARAKTEGTFPYAADLWAEGLLWAAVLRSPHPHARILSVDTTHAREMPGVRAVVTHEDIPGRPLHGRGTADRPVFASEIVRHHGEPIAAVAADHPDTARMAAAAVIVEYEVLDPVTDPEQAFEAEPLHPDGNLIRHIPLHHGDPEAAGEIVVEGLYRIGRQDPAPIGAEAGLAVPRPDGGVELYLASTDPHADRDAAAAAFGLEPERVKVVVTGVPGATADREDQGFQLPLGLLALRTGCPVKLTATREESFLGHVHRHPTLLRYRHHADAEGRLVKVEAQILLDAGAYADTSSEALAAAVAFACGPYVVPNAFIEGWAVRTNNPPSGHVRGEGAMQVCAAYEAQMDKIAKKLGLDPAEVRLRNALATGDVLPTGQTVTCPAPVAELLQAVRDFPLPALPKDAPEDEWLLPGGPEGAGEPGAVRRGVGYGVGMVHMLGAEGADEVSTATVKVHDGVATVLCAAVETGQGFTTLARQIVQETLGVDEVHVAPVDTDQPQAGAGCRGRHTWVSGGAVERAAKMVRTQLLQPLAHKFGMSTELLQITDGKITSYDGVLSTTVTEALDGKELWATAQCRPHPTEPLNEAGQGDAFVGLAFCAVRAVVDVDIEIGSVRVVELAVAQDVGRVLNPAQLTARIEAGVTQGVGIALTENLRTPRGIVRHPDLTGYALPTALDAPDIRIVRLVEERDVVAPFGAKAVSAVPVVTSPAAVASAVRAATGRPVNRLPIRPQAAVVTERG comes from the coding sequence GTGAGCAACGAAGCAGCCACCGCCCAGGCCGCACAGGCCGCGGAGGCCGCCCCCGCCCCCGAACCGCTTCCGCACGGCATCGGCGCCTCGCTCCCGCCCGCCGACGCCCGTGCCAAGACGGAGGGCACCTTCCCGTACGCCGCCGACCTGTGGGCCGAGGGCCTGCTGTGGGCGGCCGTGCTGCGCTCCCCGCACCCGCACGCGCGCATCCTGTCGGTCGACACCACCCACGCGCGCGAGATGCCCGGCGTCCGCGCCGTCGTCACCCACGAGGACATCCCCGGCAGACCGCTGCACGGCCGCGGCACGGCCGACCGCCCGGTCTTCGCCTCGGAGATCGTGCGCCACCACGGCGAGCCCATCGCCGCCGTCGCCGCCGACCACCCGGACACCGCGCGCATGGCCGCCGCCGCCGTCATCGTCGAGTACGAGGTGCTCGACCCGGTGACCGATCCGGAGCAGGCCTTCGAAGCGGAGCCGCTGCACCCCGACGGCAACCTGATCCGGCACATCCCGCTGCACCACGGCGACCCGGAGGCGGCCGGCGAGATCGTCGTCGAGGGCCTGTACCGCATCGGCCGCCAGGACCCCGCGCCCATCGGCGCCGAGGCCGGCCTGGCCGTACCGCGCCCGGACGGCGGGGTGGAGCTGTACCTCGCCTCCACCGACCCGCACGCCGACCGCGACGCGGCCGCCGCCGCGTTCGGCCTGGAACCCGAGCGCGTCAAGGTCGTCGTGACCGGCGTCCCCGGCGCCACCGCCGACCGCGAGGACCAGGGCTTCCAGCTCCCGCTCGGCCTGCTCGCGCTGCGCACCGGCTGCCCGGTGAAGCTCACCGCCACGCGCGAGGAGTCCTTCCTCGGCCACGTCCACCGGCACCCCACCCTGCTGCGCTACCGCCACCACGCCGACGCCGAGGGCAGACTCGTCAAGGTCGAGGCGCAGATCCTCCTCGACGCGGGGGCCTACGCCGACACCTCCTCCGAGGCCCTGGCCGCCGCCGTCGCGTTCGCCTGCGGCCCCTACGTCGTCCCGAACGCCTTCATCGAGGGCTGGGCCGTACGTACCAACAACCCCCCGTCCGGCCACGTACGCGGCGAAGGCGCCATGCAGGTCTGCGCCGCCTACGAGGCGCAGATGGACAAGATCGCCAAGAAGCTCGGCCTCGACCCGGCGGAAGTGCGGCTGCGCAACGCCCTGGCCACCGGCGACGTGCTGCCGACCGGCCAGACCGTGACCTGCCCGGCCCCGGTCGCCGAACTCCTCCAGGCCGTACGGGACTTCCCGCTGCCGGCGCTGCCCAAGGACGCCCCCGAGGACGAGTGGCTGCTGCCCGGCGGCCCCGAGGGCGCGGGCGAACCGGGCGCGGTGCGCCGGGGCGTCGGCTACGGCGTGGGCATGGTGCACATGCTCGGCGCGGAGGGCGCGGACGAGGTCTCCACGGCGACCGTGAAGGTCCACGACGGCGTCGCCACGGTCCTGTGCGCGGCCGTCGAGACCGGCCAGGGCTTCACGACCCTGGCCCGGCAGATCGTCCAGGAGACGCTCGGCGTGGACGAGGTGCACGTGGCGCCGGTCGACACCGACCAGCCCCAGGCGGGCGCGGGCTGCCGCGGCCGGCACACCTGGGTGTCGGGCGGGGCGGTGGAGCGCGCGGCCAAGATGGTCCGCACCCAGCTCCTCCAGCCGCTCGCCCACAAGTTCGGCATGTCGACGGAGCTGCTCCAGATCACCGACGGCAAGATCACGTCGTATGACGGGGTCCTCTCGACGACCGTCACCGAGGCGCTGGACGGCAAGGAGCTGTGGGCCACCGCCCAGTGCCGCCCGCACCCGACCGAGCCGCTGAACGAGGCCGGGCAGGGCGACGCCTTCGTGGGCCTGGCCTTCTGCGCGGTCCGCGCGGTGGTGGACGTCGACATCGAGATCGGTTCCGTACGGGTCGTCGAACTGGCCGTCGCCCAGGACGTGGGCCGGGTCCTGAACCCCGCCCAGCTGACGGCCAGGATCGAGGCGGGTGTGACCCAGGGCGTGGGCATCGCCCTCACGGAGAACCTCCGCACGCCGCGCGGCATCGTCCGCCACCCCGACCTGACCGGTTACGCCCTCCCGACCGCCCTCGACGCGCCCGACATCCGCATCGTCCGGCTGGTGGAGGAACGGGACGTGGTCGCCCCCTTCGGGGCCAAGGCGGTCAGCGCGGTGCCGGTGGTGACGTCCCCGGCGGCCGTGGCGTCCGCCGTGCGGGCTGCCACGGGCCGCCCTGTGAACCGGCTCCCGATCCGCCCCCAGGCCGCGGTGGTCACCGAACGGGGCTGA
- a CDS encoding FAD binding domain-containing protein — MTTHAPQAGQAVTLPTTLDEAVAALTAMPAAVPVAGGTDLMASVNSGQLRPAALVGLGRISEIRGWQYLDGHALLGAGLTHARMGRPDFAALIPALAAAARAAGPPHIRNAGTLGGNIASAAPTGDALPVLAALEATLIIAGPGGARREIPVSHLLAGMDMLRAGELIGYVRVPLLHAPQVFLKATGRTGPGRAVASVALVLDPARRGVRCAVGAIAPMALRPLEAEQWVAGLIDWDNNRALVPEALNAFGEYVAAACIPDAAPAEDGSVAQLPPAVLHLRRTVAALARRALGRALS, encoded by the coding sequence TTGACCACGCACGCACCGCAGGCGGGGCAGGCCGTCACGCTGCCCACGACGCTGGACGAGGCCGTCGCGGCGCTCACCGCCATGCCCGCCGCCGTGCCCGTCGCGGGCGGCACCGACCTGATGGCCTCCGTCAACTCCGGGCAGCTCAGGCCCGCCGCGCTGGTGGGACTGGGCCGGATCAGCGAGATCCGCGGCTGGCAGTACCTGGACGGTCACGCGCTGCTCGGCGCGGGCCTCACGCACGCGCGCATGGGCCGCCCCGACTTCGCGGCCCTGATCCCGGCGCTCGCCGCCGCCGCGCGCGCCGCCGGCCCGCCGCACATCCGCAACGCGGGCACCCTGGGCGGCAACATCGCCTCGGCCGCCCCCACCGGGGACGCGCTGCCGGTGCTGGCGGCCCTGGAAGCGACCCTGATCATCGCGGGCCCGGGCGGAGCCCGCCGGGAGATCCCGGTCTCGCACCTGCTGGCCGGGATGGACATGCTGCGCGCCGGCGAACTCATCGGCTACGTGCGCGTGCCGCTGCTGCACGCTCCGCAGGTCTTCCTGAAGGCGACCGGCCGGACCGGCCCGGGGCGGGCGGTGGCGTCGGTGGCCCTGGTCCTGGACCCCGCGCGCCGGGGTGTGCGCTGCGCGGTGGGCGCCATAGCGCCGATGGCGCTGCGGCCCCTGGAGGCCGAGCAGTGGGTGGCCGGCCTCATCGACTGGGACAACAACCGGGCGCTCGTCCCGGAGGCGCTGAACGCCTTCGGGGAGTACGTCGCCGCGGCCTGCATCCCCGACGCGGCGCCGGCCGAGGACGGCTCGGTCGCGCAGCTTCCGCCCGCCGTACTGCACCTGCGGCGCACCGTCGCCGCGCTGGCCCGACGAGCACTGGGGAGGGCGCTGTCGTGA
- a CDS encoding SUKH-4 family immunity protein: protein MSTTDAGSAVITLTESELDPWVTHASTRHWLTGPGLPGDSGVLSFAELSREGLRTVADSTGDPDDRLSAELREQLVIGGLLGPAGLETESVLLDGATGEISTTYVLHDRPDLMDRRPLAPSLRTLVRFAEATDELAGLRGQFASYAGRFGPKAVAAASQHLLAVFRDGADGEPAPFWKMAALIRPLSLVAGRGGVSGLSLDLPHRLLDQEFGPGKVARFEDVDFPATLTHEPTRRFLREVGLPEDAHVFSLDTDVPLATLAEYYSDTGAPAELPAGAHRLIRLGHLVEDNSLVVDGATGAVLNWSEPEATLYPLNTDVSTLAFTLWLLHRERAIDAQSSHELTTDTYDQLAMTMLQVLSTVDPTGATAGGTVRHYWTDAFQDEAGGVL, encoded by the coding sequence ATGAGTACGACCGACGCCGGTTCCGCGGTGATCACCCTGACAGAGTCCGAGCTGGACCCGTGGGTGACGCACGCGTCCACGCGGCACTGGCTGACCGGCCCCGGACTGCCCGGCGACAGCGGCGTATTGAGCTTCGCGGAGCTGAGCCGCGAGGGCCTGCGCACGGTCGCCGACTCCACGGGCGACCCGGACGACCGCCTTTCGGCGGAGCTGCGCGAGCAGCTGGTCATCGGCGGACTGCTGGGCCCCGCCGGCCTGGAGACGGAGTCGGTCCTGCTCGACGGCGCGACGGGCGAGATCTCGACGACGTACGTCCTGCACGACCGCCCCGACCTGATGGACCGCCGCCCCCTGGCCCCCTCGCTGCGGACGCTGGTCCGCTTCGCGGAGGCCACGGACGAACTGGCGGGCCTGCGCGGCCAGTTCGCCTCCTATGCGGGCCGCTTCGGCCCCAAGGCGGTGGCGGCGGCGTCCCAGCACCTGCTGGCGGTGTTCCGGGACGGCGCGGACGGCGAACCGGCCCCGTTCTGGAAGATGGCGGCACTGATCCGCCCCCTGTCCCTGGTGGCGGGCCGGGGCGGCGTGTCCGGCCTCTCCCTGGACCTCCCGCACCGCCTCCTGGACCAGGAGTTCGGCCCCGGCAAGGTCGCGCGCTTCGAGGACGTCGACTTCCCCGCGACCCTCACGCACGAACCGACCCGCCGCTTCCTGCGCGAGGTGGGCCTGCCGGAGGACGCCCACGTCTTCTCCCTGGACACGGACGTCCCCCTGGCGACGCTCGCCGAGTACTACTCCGACACCGGCGCACCGGCCGAACTCCCCGCCGGTGCCCACCGCCTGATCCGCCTCGGCCACCTGGTCGAGGACAACAGCCTGGTCGTCGACGGCGCGACGGGCGCGGTCCTGAACTGGAGCGAACCCGAGGCGACGCTGTACCCCCTCAACACCGACGTGTCGACCCTCGCCTTCACGCTCTGGCTGCTGCACCGCGAGCGCGCGATAGACGCCCAGTCGTCCCACGAACTGACGACCGACACCTACGACCAGCTGGCCATGACGATGCTCCAGGTCCTGTCGACGGTGGACCCGACGGGTGCGACCGCCGGCGGAACGGTCCGTCACTACTGGACGGACGCGTTCCAGGACGAGGCGGGCGGGGTGCTCTGA